aaaaaatctttacattgccaaataaatcaccaaatgtgaagacaatttgcatgcgttctgtctgcCCTTGGAGGGAAGGGTAGGGGAGATAGCGTACTTGCGACGGCAATTATCTGTAGTTTACGGACCACTTtgcttatttagggtattctgcgcGTTTGCATTGTAAACAGTTGACTTTGTTTGAGTAGTCAGTGTTAAACTTCGTCTCATTTACCTCAtaaagtttgagatcgtcaaattctaaCTTGAATTGACAAATATGGGTCAAAAAAACTCGTCGAAAGAGGAGAAGGTTCATGCTTTAACATTACTGGAGAAAGGAGACTCTGTAATTACCGTAGCACGTGATATTGGTGCTTCAAAAggggctatttatcaactgaaacgttCGGCGGCAAggtttcagttgataaatagcctCTCTTGAAGCACAATATCACGTGCTACGGTAATTACAGAGTCCCCTTTCTCCAGTAAAGTTAAAGCACGAACCTTCTCCTCTTTTATGAGTTTCTTTCGATCCATATGTCAGTTCAATTTAGGATTTGACGATCTCAAAGTTTACGCAGTAAATGAGACGAAGTTTAACGCTGACTACTCACACaaagccaactgtttacagtgTAAATGCgcaaaataccctaaataagccaaGGGGTCCGTAAACTACAGATAATTGCCGTCGGAAGTACGCTATCCCCCCTCCCCTACCCTCCCCTCCAAGcgcagacagaacgcatgcaaattgtcttcaCATTcggtgatttatttggcaatgtaaagatttttcTTGCCGGCactatatacattgtaaatcccaaatcatgatttccagagtttatacattataaattatgattcgggagtgctcctggtatcatttaacgtgtcttggtttgtttatttctactgcatcttgattataaatttagtataggttAAATGTTGAGAAAAATGAGGTTAACGCATTATTAaaagaaaaggaagaagaagaacattaaGGTTAACAgtacataaaaatataaaaaagtacttttttagcaTGTAATACGCAAAATCACATTACATATTCTAATACGAAAATGTGACGATGTAATACACAAAACTTCTTGTATTGATATTGTATACAATCATTTCATATAAATTTTTGTTATACCATTTTCCGTTAACAAAAAAAGGTATAGTCTAAAACAGACTTtagtttgattaaaaaataggtTTACCCaatataaattaaatgttaaaacaaaaattttgaataaaacccGTCTTTCTCCAAAGATGAAACCTGTATTTCTCCAACCGACCAATAGGAGGCTTGTAAAGTGGGTGGAGAGGGCTCACTCAGATTTAATCACTCTATTCATCTGATGCAATGATAGTGTTTGTTTACTTTTATCAGCCATCAACTTCTAATAATAATTAGTTGCATAGctcttttctttaaaaatgagcagtattttttagttattaatttgtttcttttagagatttttttaaaGATGTAGGGACATACAACAACCGGTTTACATGTGTTTTATTGATTTCGAAAAGGCTTTTATTGATTTCGAAAAGACCTTTGACCGAGTTATCCATGACATATGTCTTGCAACAGGTGGGAATTGATGACCAAGACCTCCGTATTATCAAAAATTTGTATTGGCATCAATGTGCAAACATACTAATTGGTTAAAACACGATGAAAGCAGTGGAAATGCTACgcggagtgaggcaaggatgtaTTTTATCGCctctactttttaatatctaCTCCGAATTCATTTTCAAAGAAGCCTTAGATGAAGATGCAGGCATTAAAATCAACGGAATTAATGTCAACAAtctcagatacgcagatgacatggTATTGATTGCTCCGATGAAGAAGACTTACAACGACTAATAAACAGGGTGACCGAAGCATGTGATGAATATGGGCTAAAACTTAATACTTCTAAGACAAAACTTATGGTTTTCAGCaaaacgaagttacaaccaaTGAACACCAGAGCGTATATTAGCTATTTGGGCGCCAACGTTAACGATAACTGGGATATAAATAGAGAAATAAGAATACCCATTGAAAAAGCTGGAGCCGCCGTCTATAAACTAATACCGGATTTACACTCAGTCCTGTtggacagggaagtgggcagcgtgagaGTGTAAATAAGTCACTCGCGCTGCCACTGCACGGCGCTCCCCCAAAAGTCGGTTTTTTGGGACGAAAGTCAAAGGAAAGGCAGCGCAAGCACGAGTATGTGTTCACATTCAGCCACTCTTTGAGTGGCTGAGCGGCGTTTGAGTGCGAAAGGACGTATTATTTCGTCGTTTCTAGGGTAACTACTTAGtggtttttatattattttgtaataaaacgACCCTATTAAGCTTCGCccatttttttactaattaagcAGATTGTATATAACTAATTGAACTTCGAAAATCATCCCAGAAACACGATattatagtccaagaggcagcgctgaaaaatttctCTGAATTTGCTAAAGCTAGTTATTTCACAGTTGATTATTGTGTAGAAAAACATACTGCGGTctgtcaagcgaaacgtagaacaggtggtactgacagcttgtcaaagttgcttacctgcggaggtaattaaatccatttactaaggctgcaAACcggtacacacattctaaattgaatataaataaaagttattatagtcggtcagctgtatgacgggacagggCCGGTCGGTCgaccccaatgaatgtacagggttattcactatattttgaccccctctaaacagctttatttacagaattagaaaaaaatgtaaaatacaaaacttattcaatttttaaattatgattttttgacatatatatggTACTGGGACGTCatgcatctgggcgtgatgacgtaatcgactattttttttaattagaataggggtcgtgtgttagctcatttgaaaggttatttaattccctattcagtaatataaacattaacatgattgtttatacagggtgtttaaaaaaaattttaattaaattaattgtttaattaataattaaattttttttggacaccctgtataaataatgatcttaacgtttatattactgcatatagaattaacctttcaaatgagctagcacacgacccctattctcatttaaaaaaaatagtcgattacgtcatcacgcccagatggatgacgtctccagtatgatatatatgtcaaaaaatcataattaaaaaatcgaataacgtttgtattttacatatttttctaattctgtaaataaagcagtttacaagggggtcaaaatatagtgaataaccctgtatattcattggggccgaccgaccggctctgtcccgtcatacagctgaccgactataataacttttatttatattcaatttagaatgtgtgtagtgattttcagccttagtaaatggatttaattacctcctCAGGTAAGtaactttgacaagctgtcagtaccacctgttctacgtttcgcttgactgaccgcagtatgtttctctacacaatcacggtaATTAACTGTGGAAAAACTAGCTTTAGAAAATTCAGAAATGTTTCGGCGCTGCATATCCGTctattattatcaataataataaacGACAAATATTAATTTAGGGAACAAACAACAATAATTTCGTATTGTGTATTCCATTATTTAAATTCACTAAAATATagaacaattaataaaaaaagcgaaataataataattattgctcATACTCAATGAATACTTAGATCTAACAGCACAGTTTGtcacaataaaaaaaattggtgagCACTTAGATTTCCTCACCTGGAAAGCAGTAGCTGACCAAATTATCATCATCATGGCATTTTGGCCTTAAATCTTGTAAAAAAGTATACCCCGCAAAAATAAAACATCGGTGTTGCTACAAGGTGAAAACACCTACAGGGCTAAAAGTAAACTTGTGTAAAAAGTCCATTAATAAAAAGGCAAAAACTTTATAATTCTTTCAATTTCGAACTTATTATAATTCCTAAATCAAATTGAGTAAAGTACGAAAAACAAGACAATGTGGAAACACTACTAAAAACATTATGAAAATGTCTGGAGAGGTATTAGAGAACTGCAGTTTTATCTTCATATTATCGACAATGGAAATGAAGACAATGATAATAAGGAGGATAATGAAGTCTGTGATCCCTCAGAAGAAGTTGACCCATTTAGAGCTTAATATGCACTTTTTATAACTAAATTAAGGTTTTCGTGTTTGTAAAACGAAAATTGAAGAGAGCTAGTTTTGATTCTACACtcctcatatacagggtgtccccgaaaatagtgtgttccttaaaggtataggtagaaggcaccatgtagagcaaaaaagtcttataacatttttttctaaatgcaactgTTTGGctaaaaaaccaaaatacattttggtatgcaaattgaaatctaacaactatgtatacaaaaatctaaacatagacaatcacaattcaaaaatagttgcagCATTTTAGCGATaagtatttacattaaaccctgtcttcatcctaaacaaacaaacaaattcttgttttgttggattttcaaACATGGGGTGGTACAATTATTTTGCAGGTGTACCTGTCTGACCTACATTTGTGGTGTCAATAAACTAAATCACAAACAGTTCTTATACAGTGACGCCAAATTagttaattttaatgaaaataaaagttcgcttaCATGGTGaacaaatgtattttttttggaaacggtaaaactttagaaaaaaatgttataggacttttttgttctacattgtgtattatatccataccttataggaacgcactattttcggggacaccctgtattaggGAGACTTAATGCCAACTTATAATGATGATCTCTAGATTTTATCTAGTGATGATGTCTGTCCTTTTAACATCTAGATGGTCATGAAAAAATTGAATTTagcttatataaataataaaagcaACAAGCTTTATTTTCCAGAATGACAAGTGGCTTACATCCCTTTGGTATTGACTCTCTCAAATATATAGTAAAACTCATCAAAGCAGTGTATGCATTTTCTACCTCCTATGTAACGTGAAATTCCCGATAAACCTCACGTCAGAAAGTGACTAGATTTCTTTAAAAAAGCGATACCTGTACACGTTTAAATTTAACAAAACACCATTTGAATCCCTAAACTGTATACCACACGGCAATTTCATTCAGTGATATTCACTAAttatgtacaatttttttaatcagcGGGTCTTTTCTCACTGTGTTTTTTCGTATATTCTTCAGCGTTTTTCGTAAACTTTTTCTTATCCTTAATGTATTCTTCTGCTAAGTCTCCTCGGAGTGGATGTTCAGGTTCTGGTTCATTAACGAGGGCGACCAAAGCttgaataactaaaaaaatatattttttttaaagaagaaataagtactttgtaaaattatgtttgatagtataataataatagtctcccgttttataccgctatcGGGGCTTTTTGATTATAGCaaggtagtctgctatatctagggcctacggcaggggtgggcaattacttttaagcgcgggccaacaATTAATAGTGACTCACGCActttttggaaatatataaaCAGTCGCAGGAAAAATTATGATGTACCATGCCATTTATATTTAGGAAATGATCAAATTAGTTCTGGGGAGGAAGCTGTGAATTTATTCGccaaatttttttctaaagtgttCACTGACCACAATActatcccccccccccccacaatatcaatttgaaaatgctttTAACATGAGTTCATGCTCTTTTAACATTAATACTATTTATGAGAGTATTCACAATTTGTCTTCTAACTAAATTTTGGACCTGATGGCATTCCTATCCTATATAACTATCTATTAAAACAATGTGTTTGTACTATGTACATCTAAGCCATTGTATATACTCTTCAATAAATCTTTACAAGAAGGGGTTTTCCCTGATTGCTGGAAACGTAGTTACGTAAAACCTATATTTAAATCTGGTTCAAAGTCAAATGTTCAAAACTACAGAGCAGTTTGTACTTTATCAGTAATTCCAAAATCATTAGATTATTTAGTTACTAAGCAGCTTACTTGTGAATTCAGTAGTATTCTGGTGAATGAACAACACGGTTTTGTACAGGGTAAATCTACAGTAACTAATTTACTTCTTTATCACAATGACATTGTTATTGCTTTGGAAAACAAGTTACAAGTAGATTCCATCTATACTGACTTTTCTAAAGCGTTCGATAATGTGAATCATAATATCTTACTTACGAAACTTACAGCATATGGTATTTCTGGAAGTCTCTTTGATTGGATGCAAAGTTACCTGACTAATCGAAGTCTAAGTGTAAAAATAGGATGTTTTCTTTCTAATGCTTTTACAGCTACATCTGGAGTACCGCAAGGCTCCCACTGTGGCCCCCTTCTATTTAATTTGTTGTTGAATGATGTTCACTCTATTTTTAAGGAAGTTAACTTTTTAATGTTTGCTGATGATGTTAAAATATATGACTGTCAATAACGAGGATAACATTTTTCAGCTTCAGTCACAAGTAAATGATTTTTATGAGTGGTGTGGTAGAAATGATATGGatcttaatattaataaatgctttttaataacttttgctAGATCCCATTCGCCTATTCAccatcaatattttattaataatactccTGTCACACGTGTGAACGAAATTCGGGATTTAGGTGtaatatttgattgtaaattaaCATTTTACTCTCACACTGACTATACTGTTTCGAAGGCATTTAAGATGTTGGGTTTTGTATTACGTTCATCAAAAGATTTATCAATTCACATAATACAAATCTTATATTGCAGTATTGTGAGATCAATTATTGAATATGGTTCTATTGTCTGGTCACCTAGTTATGCATATCAAATCCTAAATATTGAAAAggttcaaaacaaatttttacgtTTTGCAGCTTTTAAGATGAGTTTAACAGTTGGAAATTATACTTATGACAATATATTAATGAGATTAAATTTACAAACTCTTGAATGCAGAAGAGTCATGTTGGATATTTGTTATCTTTGCAAAATTATCTCTGGTGTTATTAACTCCGAAGAATTGTTAAGTCttgtatactttaatataccTGCTAGATTGACACGAAATCCACAAATATTCAAGAAACAACGGCATGCTACAAATTATGGTAAATATGCACCAATTAGTAGATTGACCCTGTATGGAAACAAGTTTAGTCATCTAATAGATCTGTTTGGTTCTTCAGTTTCCTCTATTAAACAAGAACTCGGGcgtcttgaattttgaattaaaaaaaattaaatagatttaACTGTTATAATTGATTCAGTTGTtttcatcatttaaaaatattttatattctttttgaagatattcttctttagcgacgaatcgattgagggtaaaattgtacatcaaccacgcgcctgcgcacactgacagtatgtagttcattgctaatctttcaagataggtatgtatgtatctgtaaccgtgcaaataagtcattaaaagaatatattagtggttttaggaaatgtattatttattataattcttgtgtttttggatttgtgtttccctgtagtaaaataataaaatatgtagacataacatttttacagtttgtcgccgtgttgtgtaattatatccgaaacttacgcgtcaattcaagtggctcgatggcgcagttggcagagcggtgggacagagaacggaagcacacggaaggtcgcgggctccaatcccggacgattcacacttttttctatttttcgttattttaataaaaaagttttgaaagtggtagataagaaagttagtttaatttttaaataaaatacaaataaccttttaagtatatttacttcgtttaaattacctatataatagaagaatatcttcttacgtgcgtacaaagtacacacacattcttttttattttttatgtttgtgttttataCTTAGTTGTAGTTTTACGTGtatctaaattttatattttcattattacgacaaaagctctgctttattgtattttgtatgtattgggtttatcccgttaataaataaataaaaaataaaaaaatgacattttcaaaatgtctcccgggccggaagACTAAACTGTGAACATACACTGTGCACCCGCCAATCTTTTTGGTGGAGTTTTTTCCCTGCACTAccgaagaaattttttttacacaaaagctataagtatcattttaaagcatttaaagacaaagaaattttatgaataatttttcaacgggctggcttttgcccacccctggcctacggtatacaagaaAAGTAACAGGgtcagtgctacgcttcaaccacCTATTATTACCcttggttttacccaaggtactcattttattcaggctggggcctatagacatttaaaaatgtctagatgttctTCCTGGCGCTGGGTTTCGAACCTCTGCCTACCTGTGTGGAAGTCAGACATACTACAGCCTGAGCTATCCGGGCCCTCAATAGTATAATAAACAAATTCTAATTAATTATCTTTAAAATCAATTTCCCCGACATTTACATATAAAAGAATGGATATATGGATGGGGTGAATCTAGAGCACCATGTTAAGATATTCTTAAGTAACCTACCTTGATCTGTTTTAGTAGCAGGTTTCCAATGCTCAGCACTTATGATTGGTAAACATACTTGTCCTTTTTCATCTATGTTTGGAtggtaaatttttgttttaaaatttattttaggtggCTTAAAAGGATATTCTGCAGGaaaatttatttctattttaaaaGCTCCTTTATTGTAGGGTGGATTGTcctaaaataaatcaaaaacagatGGTAATCAATTTGTCAAGAAAACTTATAGTTATAATACATGTGATCAAATGTTACAGTTTTTATAATCATAATCAAAACTATAATGTAAAAATTAGATTCATCTGTATAGAGAGCAACATTAATTTAATAAGTTCATTAACATTTGTAAATTCTCtaattacagtagaaccccgattatctaTGTGCAGTttatccgggctgcggattatccgtgctatgattatCTCTTCTACTGTACTTCTAAGTGATtaagaaaattaattaaatattcaattgaatatataaaataaattgcaaatgaaaaaatattttatacacatttatttatatctaaattccaaatatttatttatttatttaaaatgacTGATGAAGTTGTCAAACAGTTGTAAAACGTAAAGGAAGTTAACTAGATTCAAGACTAACTAGACTAGGGTATGAATgaaaaaagtgaataattaaatctatatttatataaacaatttatatattttcaacgaaaacttttcgtttataaattcgcaaaagtgtgttattgcgttgccgctcctgcaatactcagatcagatttatcgatggattcttatgtagttttttcttctgaatccaaatctgaaaacgacatttcgatatctctaaccgtcttcatAATCgccctcaaagtctaaaatgtgtcGTCACAATCCATTTATTTTCTTCCAACACACTACACCTCAGCTCAAATCGTTgatagtaagtaggctagtttttgaatctcgatttgttaagcaaagcataggttatttacattatttgagtttgacacttcgtgaatgtcaaactaaattttaaattaagtattaataaaatatcaatgacatttgatagtgaatttaattaggtattatataaaataaataagatgtacaaaaatacaatttgagtatattttaaaagcaataattttattaaccgctttaaaaaggtttatacgagtatacgtatggactgttccattcgttatgaaatgaaaactgttattatagtcggttcgctaaactcgacacaactggctagtgattttagtaggtaattttttgttttttgcgaattttgccaagattggcaaaattactaattatttagtacttcttaactatttagtaattattttttttgccaaattggcaaaattattgactaaaatcactagccagttatgtctgagtttagcgaaccgactacatgaaataatattgtttgcaataaaaaattatggtctgatatgtgcaattacgtccttctaatggaaaaaaatatttgaagatttttcttaaattatggacaccaacaacattttcatttataa
The window above is part of the Diabrotica virgifera virgifera chromosome 2, PGI_DIABVI_V3a genome. Proteins encoded here:
- the LOC114335787 gene encoding ubiquitin-conjugating enzyme E2 L3; the protein is MAATRRLQKELGDIRNSGLKSFRDIQVDETNILTWQGLIVPDNPPYNKGAFKIEINFPAEYPFKPPKINFKTKIYHPNIDEKGQVCLPIISAEHWKPATKTDQVIQALVALVNEPEPEHPLRGDLAEEYIKDKKKFTKNAEEYTKKHSEKRPAD